In Antennarius striatus isolate MH-2024 chromosome 8, ASM4005453v1, whole genome shotgun sequence, a single window of DNA contains:
- the tsc2 gene encoding tuberin isoform X4, with product MNKQPSKESFKDKVKGIFWPGTPRPQSKQSDAKPSECIVTLDIIKELHPDCGLSNRIRLMNHVCDLARTKKFEDHAVEALWKAVEDMLSREQPAEARRAVLQLLRAIIQGQGERLGPLRAYFFKLIRDYQPSSDDLSDRLEVFKALTENGKDITYLEEDIARFVLLWMDVGLTSDFLHVLVNLVKFNSCYLDQNVSIMVQKICLLCNRTTSSTDIEVALQVLDAVVCYNCLPSDSLTIFIITLCRTVNVKEFCESCWKLMRKVLGTHLGHSAIYTMCRIMEERVYMEDAPLLRGAVFFVGMALWGAHRLPALKNTPTLVLPSFYKAMSSANEVVSYEIVLSVTRLIKKYGRELQALTWDILLGILERLLQQIQTIGSAELKAIVYELLTTVEELYEQNGYHGSTDRFFSLVERCSDKRPDASVLTLISYRAQSIHPAKDGWIQSLHRLMEKFFRKETRTLIRIKVLHILSFVLSTNRQLYEDELIELVVVPQLGGVSEDRDPAVRRQAVQLLVDLAEGCSSHHFSSLLDAIERVANRCLACLGPHEAPERDPTVEPPMEDVRTAVLGLLEILQTKLYTPPASHASRVYELLIHHLQLHYRNKYCSPLAASIRLQVFDFFLMMRADSLHRLGVPNKDRAMRFSPYCYCDAGEPEKRASDKKPGGSTSPPAGSPGPPAAPSASVRSAYLPYAPAFGVLLQCLKTETDWKVLKLVLDKLPWTLQFKVLLLTSSCSLDQLCSTLCCMVTDRLISERLKKPPEGLSRTDVQLAVVPVLTAVTSYHGYLEPSRQRELVQCLETGLIYRCAKQCVVALTMCTVEMPDTMTKLLPALIVKLTHISATVAMASPMLEFLSTLVRLPHLYANFVAEQYVSVFAISLPYTNPSKFNQYIVSLAHHVIAMWFIRCRLPFRKDFVQYITKGLRSNALLPFDDGHEQSAFRARSTSLNERPKRMHTSSTTCSLGSADESAVPAADEGLKTVHLELTETCLDMMARYVFSNFSALPKRSPIAEFLLAGGRSMTWLVGNKLVTITTSGGVRTQALLGLDMSERLGGGGEMTRSDPSLHTRITKEAPAKLESQSSQQHSRVTRIRVRSMSGGHALRTGPAQSLSPLVSPSEGELAAPLSPPCGSALDALGPPSSSHDTASAPPPLKDHPSLADFVPVLTQGWAEIFIRRPSGNTSWLMCLENPPSPFSSELGHMPLQELSSILMALEGVKEPPAQTASAPASTAQTASAPASTAQTASAPASTAQTASAPASTAQMVSATASTAQTASASASTATQNPPESTADPFSQSQGGIVGKATAMQLSNTDAVVVLEAGSVPAHSAANWLESEEPEPVTSDPLFMSTVPKTPPPGMSRSSSTSSQDDEKSTLEEVSEGAIPIDHPTGPPTPGSQGAELPFQPHPPPQGHGLNKSSSSPELQTLPEAFSRAALEPGAALGDTAWPRAPPEGQPPPPQPYHDRENTGGEAPGLGGHNQGPQGPSVVSSQSGGARMKLEFPAASAPPGPISPGGGHRPRGHTISVSAPSRRERRPDRDGYNSRPGPTEKISGLSPSFVFLQLYHSPFFGNEANKPLLLPKTPVIDRAVKVLDQMPPYDTHKIGVVFVGAGQVSNEVSILSNEYGSNRYAAFLTGLGKLIHLKDCDPDQIFLGGLDQYGDDGEFTYCWHDDIMQAIFHIATLMPNRESDRGCCNKKRHIGNDFVMVVYNDSGEEYKLGTIKGQFNFVEVVIKPLDYDCNLVTLQCRKDLEGLVDTTVAKIVSDRNLPLLVRQMALHANMASLVHQYRANPSDAYASKWLARLRHIKRIRTRAQEDIQSRSTPGISLTQGHSQQSKSLQQGGAAATPEGAGQRKRLVSTVDDFTDFV from the exons ATGAACAAACAACCCAGCAAGGAGAGCTTCAAGGACAAGGTGAAGGGCATCTTCTGGCCGGGGACGCCCCGCCCTCAGAGCAAACAGAGTGATGCCAAGCCGTCCGAGTGCATCGTCACCCTCGACATCATCAAG GAGCTGCACCCAGACTGCGGCCTCAGTAACCGCATCCGCCTGATGAACCATGTGTGTGACCTGGCCAGAACCAAGAAGTTTGAGGAC caCGCGGTGGAGGCGCTGTGGAAGGCCGTGGAGGACATGCTGTCCAGAGAGCAGCCGGCGGAGGCTAGACGCGCCGTTCTGCAGCTGCTCAGGGCCATCATACAGGGACAG GGCGAGCGGCTCGGCCCCCTCAGGGCCTATTTCTTCAAACTGATCAGAGATTATCAGCCGAGCAGCGACGACCTGTCGGACCGGCTGGAGGTGTTCAAGGCTCTGACGGAGAACGGGAAGGACATCACCTACCTGGAGGAGGACATAG CACGCTTCGTCCTCCTTTGGATGGACGTCGGTCTGACCTCTGATTTCCTCCATGTTCTTGTGAATCTGGTGAAGTTCAACAGTTGCTACTTGGACCAGAACGTGTCCATCATGGTCCa GAAGATCTGTTTGCTGTGCAACAGAACCACGTCTTCCACAGACATTGAG GTGGCGCTGCAGGTTCTGGACGCCGTGGTGTGTTACAACTGTTTGCCCTCAGACTCtctcaccatcttcatcatcacgcTGTGTCGCACCGTCAACGTGAAGGAGTTCTGTGAGTCCTGCTGgaag CTGATGAGGAAGGTGTTGGGGACTCACCTGGGCCACAGCGCCATCTACACCATGTGTCGCATCATGGAGGagag agtgTACATGGAGGACGCTCCATTGCTGAGGGGGGCTGTGTTCTTTGTGGGGATGGCCCTGTGGGGAGCACACCGACTCCCCGCCCTCAAAAACACCCCCACCCTCGTTCTGCCATCGTTCTACAAG GCCATGTCCAGTGCCAACGAGGTGGTGTCGTATGAGATCGTGCTGTCGGTCACGCGGCTCATCAAGAAGTACGGCCGGGAGCTGCAGGCGCTCACCTGGGACATCCTGCTGGGGATCCTGGAGCGGCTGCTGCAGCAGATCCAG ACCATCGGCAGCGCGGAGCTGAAGGCCATCGTGTACGAGCTGCTGACCACGGTGGAGGAGCTGTACGAGCAGAACGGGTACCACGGCTCCACCGACCGCTTCTTCAGCCTGGTGGAGAGATGCTCCGACAAGAGACCC gacGCGTCGGTGCTGACCCTCATCTCCTACCGGGCTCAGTCCATCCACCCAGCCAAAGACGGTTGGATCCAGAGCCTCCACCGCCTCATGGAGAAGTTCTTCAG GAAAGAAACCAGAACTCTGATCCGGATCAAAGTTCTTCACATCCTGTCCTTCGTCCTCAGCACCAACCGACAGCTCTacgag GACGAGCTGATAGAGCTGGTGGTGGTCCCTCAGCTGGGGGGGGTCAGTGAGGACCGGGACCCGGCGGTGCGGAGGCAGGCGGTGCAGCTGCTGGTGGACCTGGCTGAGGGCTGCTCCTCCCACCACTTCAGCAGCCTGCTGGACGCCATCGAGAGG GTGGCCAATCGCTGCCTGGCCTGTCTGGGGCCCCACGAGGCCCCTGAGAGGGACCCCACAGTAGAGCCCCCCATGGAGGACGTCAGGACCGCCGTGCTGGGCCTGCTAGAGATCCTGCAG ACCAAGCTGTACACCCCCCCAGCCAGCCACGCCAGCCGCGTGTACGAGCTGCTGATCCACCACCTGCAGCTGCACTACAGGAACAAGTACTGCTCCCCCCTCGCCGCCAGCATCCGCCTGCAG GTGTTTGACTTCTTCCTGATGATGAGGGCGGACTCTCTTCACCGTCTGGGGGTCCCTAACAAAGACAGGGCGATGAGGTTCAGTCCCTACTGCTATTGTGATGCCGG GGAGCCTGAGAAGCGAGCGTCTGACAAGAAGCCTGGCGGCTCGACgtctccccctgctggcagCCCCGGGCCCCCCGCTGCCCCCTCTGCGTCCGTGCGTTCAGCCTACCTGCCCTATGCCCCTGCCTTCGGTGTCCTGCTCCAGTGCCTCAAGACG GAGACGGACTGGAAGGTGCTGAAGCTGGTTCTGGACAAGCTGCCCTGGACGCTGCAGTTCAAGGTGCTCCTGCTGACCTCCAGCTGCAGCCTGGACCAGCTCTGCTCCACGCTGTGTTGCATG GTGACGGACCGGCTGATTTCGGAGCGCCTGAAGAAACCCCCCGAGGGCCTGTCCCGCACCGACGTGCAGCTGGCGGTGGTCCCAGTGCTGACGGCCGTCACCTCCTACCACGGCTACCTGGAGCCATCCAGACAG AGGGAGCTGGTGCAGTGCCTGGAGACGGGCCTGATCTACCGCTGTGCCAAGCAGTGCGTGGTGGCCCTCACCATGTGCACGGTGGAGATGCCCGATACTATGACCAAGCTGCTGCCCGCCCTCATCGTCAAGCTCACGCACATCTCTGCCACCGTCGCCATGGCGTCGCCCATGCTGGAGTTCCTGTCCA CGCTGGTGCGGCTCCCCCACCTGTACGCCAACTTTGTGGCCGAGCAGTACGTCAGCGTGTTCGCCATCTCCCTGCCCTACACCAACCCGTCCAA GTTTAACCAGTACATCGTGTCCCTGGCCCACCATGTGATCGCCATGTGGTTCATCCGCTGCAGACTCCCGTTCCGTAAGGACTTTGTTCAGTACATcacaaag GGTCTGCGGTCCAACGCCCTGCTGCCGTTCGACGACGGCCACGAGCAAAGCGCCTTCAGAGCCCGGAGCACCAGCCTGAACGAGAGGCCAAAGAG gatGCACACGTCCTCCACCACCTGCAGCCTGGGCTCTGCGGACGAGAGCGCGGTGCCGGCGGCGGACGAGGGTCTGAAGACGGTCCACCTGGAGCTGACGGAGACCTGCCTGGACATGATGGCGAGATACGTCTTCTCCAACTTCTCCGCCCTCCCCAAGAG GTCTCCCATTGCAGAGTTCCTGCTAGCGGGGGGCCGCAGTATGACCTGGCTGGTGGGCAACAAGTTGGTGACCATCACCACCAGCGGGGGGGTCAGGACGCAGGCGCTGCTGGGGCTGGACATGTCCGAACGcctgggaggagggggggagatGACCAG GTCGGATCCATCGCTTCACACTCGGATCACCAAAGAGGCCCCGGCCAAGCTGGAGTCACAGTCGAGTCAGCAGCACAGCCGAGTCACGCGCATCCGAGTCCGCTCCATGTCAG GGGGTCACGCTCTCCGGACCGGTCCCGCTCAGAGCCTCAGTCCTCTGGTGTCCCCCTCTGAGGGGGAGCTGgctgctcctctctctcccccctgtgGCTCCGCCCTGGACGCTTTGGGTCCGCCTTCCTCCTCCCATGACACCGcctctgccccgccccctctcaaAGACCACCCCAGCCTGGCCGACTTTGTCCCGGTGCTGACGCAGGGCTGGGCCGAGATCTTCATCCGGAGGccgtcag gGAACACCAGCTGGCTCATGTGTCTGGAGAACCCCCCCAGCCCCTTCTCGTCGGAGCTGGGCCACATGCCATTGCAAGAGCTGTCCAGCATCCTCATGGCCCTGGAGGGCGTGAAGGAGCCTCCGGCCCAGACGGCTAGCGCTCCTGCTAGCACCGCCCAGACGGCTAGCGCTCCTGCTAGCACCGCCCAGACGGCTAGCGCTCCTGCTAGCACCGCCCAGACGGCTAGCGCTCCTGCTAGCACCGCCCAGATGGTTAGCGCTACTGCTAGCACAGCCCAGACGGCTAGCGCTTCTGCTAGCACCGCCACTCAGAATCCTCCAGAATCCACCGCCGATcccttcagccaatcacagggcGGCATTGTAGGGAAGGCCACCGCCATGCAGCTCTCCAACACAG ATGCAGTGGTGGTTCTGGAGGCGGGGTCAGTCCCAGCCCACTCTGCTGCTAATTGGCTGGAGAGTGAAGAACCGGAgcctgtgacctctgaccccctaTTCATGTCCACAGTCCCAAAGACCCCTCCCCCGGGAATGAGCAGG TCTTCATCCACCTCCAGTCAAGATGATGAGAAGTCAACGCTGGAGGAGGTGAGCGAGGGGGCCATTCCCATTGACCACCCCACTGGCCCCCCCACACCCGGCAgccagggggcggagcttccctttcagccccacccccctccccaggGCCACGGACTCAACAAGTCCAGCTCCTCCCCGGAGCTGCAGACCCTACCTGAAGCTTTCTCCAGGGCCGCTCTGGAGCCGGGGGCCGCTCTGGGCGACACAGCGTGGCCCCGGGCCCCTCCAGAGGGacagcccccgcccccccagccttATCATGACAGAGAAAACACTGGAGGAGAAGCTCCCGGGCTGGGGGGCCACAATCAGGGGCCTCAGGGGCCAAGTGTGGTGTCTTCTCAGAGCGGAGGAGCCAGGATGAAGCTGGAGTTTCCAGCAGCATCAGCCCCCCCTGGACCCATCTCCCCCGGGGGGGGCCACCGGCCCCGGGGCCACACCATCTCAGTGTCGGCCCCCtccaggagggagaggaggccgGACAGGGACGGGTACAACAGTCGACCCGGACCCACCGAGAAGATCTCTGGTCTGAGCCCCAG CTTCGTCTTCCTGCAGCTCTACCACTCTCCGTTCTTTGGGAATGAAGCCAACAAGCCGCTGCTGCTGCCCAAAACCCCG gtgatCGACCGCGCCGTGAAGGTCCTGGACCAGATGCCCCCGTACGACACCCACAAGATCGGGGTGGTGTTTGTGGGCGCTGGCCAG gtgagcAACGAGGTGTCCATCTTGTCCAACGAGTACGGCTCCAACCGCTACGCCGCCTTCCTGACGGGCCTGGGCAAACTGATCCACCTGAAGGACTGCGACCCCGACCAGATCTTCCTGGGGGGTCTGGACCAGTACGGGGACGACGGGGAGTTCACCTACTGCTGGCACGATGACATCATGCAGG CCATCTTCCACATCGCCACGCTGATGCCCAACCGGGAGAGCGACCGCGGCTGCTGCAACAAGAAACGCCACATCGGAAACGACTTCGTCATGGTCGTTTACAACGACTCAGGGGAGGAGTACAAGCTGGGGACCATCAag GGCCAGTTTAACTTCGTGGAAGTCGTCATCAAGCCGCTGGACTACGACTGTAACCTGGTGACTCTCCAGTGCCGGAAAG ACCTGGAGGGGTTGGTGGACACGACGGTGGCCAAGATCGTGTCAGACCGGAACCTCCCGCTGTTAGTCAGACAGATGGCGCTGCACGCTAAC ATGGCGTCCTTGGTGCACCAGTACCGAGCCAACCCGTCTGACGCCTACGCCTCCAAGTGGCTCGCCAGACTGAGACACATCAAGAGGATCCGGACGCGG GCCCAGGAGGACATCCAGTCCCGCTCGACCCCCGGCATCTCCTTGACCCAAGGACACAGCCAGCAGAGCAAGTCGCTCCAGCAGGGCGGCGCCGCAGCGACCCCAGAGGGCGCCGGGCAGAGGAAGAGGCTCGTGTCAACGGTGGACGACTTCACTGACTTTGTCTGA